Part of the Arachis hypogaea cultivar Tifrunner chromosome 6, arahy.Tifrunner.gnm2.J5K5, whole genome shotgun sequence genome, caataacaaCACAAAGTAACATATGCAAGAAAGATAATAAGCACAAGAAAATTAATCACCTAATCTAACTCCAAGACAATAAAGCATGCAAAAGAATTAAAGTGGAGTTAGAGAGGGTTGAAACACAATTCTTGCAATATAACACAAAGAAGCAAGTTATGGGTATGAGCATATGAATGATAAAGATGAAGTACAATAAGCTCAATGCACAATAAGAAAGCAAGTGTAGTAAGAGAAGAGCACCAAATTGAAAGCATAGtgtcaaaataaactaaaaatgtcATAGGTGCTTAtcaacaaacacttggtgtgcaacatTCAAACAATAGACAAAttgaataaattcaaaaatataacatCCCAAAATGAAATACCCAACATCCATTACAACACCACATAATCACAAGGGAGTCAAAAGATATCAAAGTAACCCATCAAAGTAAGAGCTAACTCAAAGTTCAACacccatgaaaaatagaaaaagaaagaaagcaaataaacaagaacaaattaaacaaaatgCTACTAAGAAGGAATAAAAGAGAGTAAATAAATGTAACtaataagaaaagaaattaaacaaagacaaaagagaaggaggaagaatagaACCTTAGTAGGAGAAGAAGAGGGTAAGGTATGGTGCAAGTGAGAAATAGAAGAagggaaaagaggaagaaagaggagagagaaatagAATGTGGGACCAGGTGGTGGTCGCCGGTGGTAGTGGGTGGAGACAAGGTGGTAGGAAGAGGGAAGGagaaaggaagaaggaatggAAAAAAGAAAGTACAGGAAGAAATGAAAACAGGGTGCGCTGCATATCAACTACGTCGGCCAATCGACGCGTGCACGTTGCCCACGCGTATAGCAATGACGCGTGCGTGTTTTCTCACATGTATGCATGGGGAGCAAGTGTGCTCCCAGCACAAAGTTCACGCAAAGCCAGCATAACTCTCGGGTTCATGTACTAGAAGGCGCAAAATGTGCAatcgatgcgtgcgcgtcgcccacgcttacgcgtgggtgagTCGAAAGTCAATGGACACATAGGTatcacatgacgcgcacgcgtggagtgaAGTTGTGTGTTGCGCACAGTAACATCACCACTCCCGTATAACTCCCGGGATTTTATACCAAGAGTTGCAATGTTACCAATCAACACGTACGTGTCgtgcacgcttacgcgtgggttggcAATGTGGATCAATGATGCGTACACGTcatagacgcgcacgcgtggataaggATTGAGCTCCCAGCACCAATCTCGCCCAAATCTCGCACAGCTCTCGATTTTTTGTACCAGGTGTTGTGTAGGCcacaacgacgcgtacgcgttgcccacGCTTGTGCGTGGGTGACCCCTTTTTTTAGCGCGTGGGTGACCCCTTTTTTTAACAACATAGAGAAAGGCAATTTTAACATAATCTTGGCAGTCATTCAGCTAGATAGTTCAAGAAAACACTCACAatttcatacaatattcaaaatgAAGCATTTtcttcaacaacatcaattcaaCCAACCAAGATCAATGAATTCTCATGAATATCACAATAATTtaacaaaatcaaaaaaatcTAGTACATCTAGACAAACTCAACAACATCAAGaactcacaaaattcacaaaggcCCTAAAACTAGATGTAAGAAAGTATATAcaaggaagatcataccatggtggggtgtcttccacctagcacttttctttaacgtccttaagttggacggtcatgaGTTTAAGTTCCTCCTCCCTTGGGTGTATCCGTAAGTAGGAACACCTCTAACTCCTTCGGTGAGTTGTGACCATGATACTTCTTTACCTTGTCGCCATTCACTTTGAATGTTGCACCACTTTGAGGGTGGAATAGTTCGACCACACCATAGGGCTTTACTTCCTTCACTTTGAAGGGACCATCCCACCTTGAACGGAGCTTTTTGGGTATGAATCTAAGTCTTGAGTTGTAAAGAAGAACTTCCTCACCTTCTTGGAAATCCTTCTTGTGGATATGGTGATCATGGAATGCCTTAGTTTGCTCTTTGTAAATCCTTACATTCTCGTAGGCCTCTATTCTAAGGCACTCAAGTTCCTCTAGTTGCAATTTTCTGGCTATGCCCGCCTTGGTGAGATCCATATTGCACTGCTTAAccgcccaataggccttatgctcaatttccaccgggaggtggcatgcctttccatagATGATCTGAAAAGGACTCATCCCCAACGGGGTCTTATAGGCCgtcctatatgcccacagtgcatctccCAACCGAGAGCTGCAGTCATTCCTTTGTGGATTTACCACTTTTTCCAAAATTCGCTTGATCTCCTGGTTGGACATCtctgcttgcccatttgtttggggGTGATAAGTGGTTGCTACCTTGTGTATTACCCCATATCGCTTGAGTAGTGCTTCTACCTTCCTGTAGCAAAAGTGAGAACCTTGGTCGCTTATGATTactcgtggcgacccatagcaACATACAATATTGTTTCTAATGAAAGAAACCACAGCATTAGCGtcatcaaggcgggtaggtatcgCTTCCACCCACTTTCATACGTAATCAACCGCTAACAaaatatatagatacccacttgagttAGGAAATGGCCCCATAAAGTCTATTCTCCATACATCAAATATTTTACAAAACAACATtggttgttgaggcatttcatcctttTGGGATGAATTTTCTGACTTCTGACATTAGTGACATGACACACAAAATTCGTTAGTATCCTTGAACAATatttggccaccagaatccacaatctaaaACCTTTTTATCCGTCcattgtgggccaaagtggccaccacactcGGATGAATGACAAGAttcaagaatgggttggatttcGGATTCCGGGACACATTTTTGAATTACTTGGTCTACTCTCCttttccacaagtgagggtcatcccaaatgcaATATTTGGAATCAGTCATCAATTTATCCCTTTGATGTTTTAAAAAGTTGGGAGGGAAAATATTAGCAACCAAGTAGTTTGCCATAGGAGCAAACCAAGGAAAACTATCTGAAACAGCATGCAAACCATCCAAAGGAAACGAGTCGTCAATTGGAAATAGGTCATATTTAAGATTTGTAAAGCGGCTTAGATGGTCCGCAACTAGATTTTGTGACCCACTTTGATCCCTAATCTCATTGTCAAACTCTTGCaagagcaagatccaacgtatgagtctaggtttcaactcattctttgtcaacaaatattttaaagttgCATGATCCGTATATACCACTATTTTGGAGCCTAGAAAGTAAGATCTAAATCTATCCAATGCATGAACAATGGCTAAGAGCTCTTTCTCCGTAGTGGTATAATTGGATTGTGCCGCATCCAATGTCTTTGAGGAGTAAGCAATGATGTAAGGGAGCTTACCATCGCACTGTGCAAGAGCGGCACCTACGGCATGATTTGACGCGTCGCACATGATCTCGAACGGCTGCGTCCAGTCAGGACCCCTCACAATTGGTGCCGTGGTAAGAGCTCTCCTCAACTCCTCAAATGCATCCACACAAGCATTATCAAACTCAAAGTCTATGTCCTTTTGGAGTAGGCACGATAACGACAATGCAATCTTGCTAAAATTCTTGATAAAacgcctatagaatcctgcatgccccaaaaaagaACGGagctccctcacagaagaggggtgaGGTAAACTGGTAATGACATCAACCTTGACTGGGTCTACAAAAATGCCCTTATCAGAAACTACGTGTCGTAACACTATGCCTTGTctcaccatgaaatgacattttttaaaatttaggacAAGGTTAGTGTTAACTCGAGTTAAGcctcaaagtggtccctgaagttgcactcgagcCTCGTAGTAGTCTCTGAACTTAAAAGTTACTCATATTcatccctgaagttgcactccgGGACTCAGAGTCATCCTTCCGGCACATTCCGTTCATCTGGCGCTACCAGAAAGCTGAGTTGGCCTCCTTCATGACACGTTGGCAAAGAAACGGCTAGCTGACATGGCAGAAAAACTTTTCTGATTCAATTTGGTCCTTCAATTCAAGTtaaaaaccctaatccctaattTTGAAGAACCATCTCCACAGTACTcacactcttctcttctctttggtTCTCTTCTCTTGTCTTCTCCATCTTTAAAGTCAGACGATTATGGCCAGCGTGAGCAACAGAACTGGGAGCTCGAACAACCCACAATGGACACCCCCATGCTTAATAGCTGCCTCTCGAAATAATCAAGTAGCACGCATCTCTTTCTTGACTAATCGCTcagtgataaaccccgattttgtggtttatcgtGTGCTTGTTTTGGgggtttttatcaatatttctcacacttattcacaagaaatgcatggttttgtgttcacttcccaaagTTGCTCCATtgtggaaaacatgcttattttgcattagaattgctatattttgattctctttattgccattcgatgccgtgacgtatttgttaagtgatttcagaattagtagggtaagaatggcctagaagagagaatgAAAGCATGCAccagaggaaggaacatgaagatttggattttgggaactgcAGCATTTGCGCGCACGCGcatgtcacgcgcacgcgtggatgaggacaGCTGGAAGTGGCatgcaaggatggacgcatccgcgcaggCCAGAGAATTTCCACCGACGCGAATGCGCAGCTggcgcgcacgcatggatcaGAAAAGCAATcggcgtgtgcgtacgcatggcgcgcacgcgcgggaagctgcacgtgacctcattaaaagaaatcgtgcctggcgatttctgaggctcaacaGGCCCAATTTCaggctgtttctgcatggaaaagacctaaGGATGCTAGGGAGAAAGGGGGAGAccaatcattttacactaagacacaatttttctagtttttaggttttttgttcttctagaggaAGTAACCCTTGTTCTTCTTTAGATCTAGCCTTAATTTGATCCTTCCTTGTTGAATCTGAATTGGGTTTTGTTAATTACTATCTTtgattgcttaatttgaattccttagtatattttcacttagatcttgtgttagtttatgGATTTTTGTTAATTGTcactttatacccatttcatgaatattgtgaatcttgacttgttgatgttacattgatgatttttatgcttcattgtGTTGTTTAAGCTCTTAtaagttgataattgttagtgggtatttgttgatttcaattcaattacaatttgaacatgtcttttattaatgcttaccaagtttttgatgaattgtttaccttaACTATGGAGTagtcctttttactcttggcttaggccaagggaattgggtaaacttgagtcattgggtc contains:
- the LOC140173697 gene encoding uncharacterized protein, translating into MVRQGIVLRHVVSDKGIFVDPVKVDVITSLPHPSSVRELRSFLGHAGFYRRFIKNFSKIALSLSCLLQKDIDFEFDNACVDAFEELRRALTTAPIVRGPDWTQPFEIMCDASNHAVGAALAQCDGKLPYIIAYSSKTLDAAQSNYTTTEKELLAIVHALDRFRSYFLGSKIVWVEAIPTRLDDANAVVSFIRNNIVCCYGSPRVIISDQGSHFCYRKVEALLKRYGVIHKVATTYHPQTNGQAEMSNQEIKRILEKVVNPQRNDCSSRLGDALWAYRTAYKTPLGMSPFQIIYGKCNMDLTKAGIARKLQLEELECLRIEAYENVRIYKEQTKAFHDHHIHKKDFQEGEEVLLYNSRLRFIPKKLRSRWDGPFKVKEVKPYGVVELFHPQSGATFKVNGDKLSCLQDALLIYGVMSHLHVIMMAIKKDKEKAPKKPPPKRTPRRTTAKALPAPKVKPLSKRVKIIIHIDEKEKDNPAKDPTRFPNRYCELMFPAMVERNYHSKPLLVLPEHLVQCVLPRIERRQWDF